The proteins below come from a single Mycolicibacterium sp. TY81 genomic window:
- the sufU gene encoding Fe-S cluster assembly sulfur transfer protein SufU: MRMEQMYQEVILDHYKHPHHRGLREPFGAQVHHVNPTCGDEVTLRVTLSDDGETIADISYDGQGCSISQASTSVLTDQVIGQSVDEALKTVGAFTEMISSRGNVEGDEDVLGDGIAFAGVAKYPARVKCALLGWTAFKAALAEASAKDTALALASASDTALATAGTTAEDKR; the protein is encoded by the coding sequence ATGAGAATGGAACAGATGTACCAGGAAGTGATCCTGGACCACTACAAGCACCCGCATCACCGCGGGCTGCGTGAACCGTTCGGCGCGCAGGTGCACCACGTCAACCCGACGTGCGGTGACGAGGTGACGTTGCGGGTGACGCTGTCCGACGACGGCGAGACCATCGCCGACATCTCGTACGACGGGCAGGGCTGCTCGATCAGCCAGGCGTCGACGTCGGTGCTCACCGACCAGGTGATCGGCCAGAGCGTCGACGAGGCGCTCAAGACCGTCGGCGCGTTCACCGAGATGATTTCCTCCCGCGGCAACGTCGAGGGGGACGAAGATGTGTTGGGTGACGGCATCGCGTTCGCCGGTGTCGCCAAGTACCCGGCACGGGTGAAATGCGCGCTGCTGGGCTGGACTGCATTCAAGGCCGCGCTCGCCGAGGCGAGCGCCAAAGACACGGCGCTCGCGTTGGCGAGTGCATCGGACACGGCGCTGGCAACGGCCGGCACAACTGCGGAGGACAAGCGATGA
- a CDS encoding metal-sulfur cluster assembly factor: MTEGTPEATTAANVVDDPELLDAVEEAMRDVVDPELGINVVDLGLVYGMTLEEGDEGTVVKLDMTLTSAACPLTDVIEDQSRTALVGAGLVSDLKLNWVWNPPWGPDKITDDGREQLRALGFTV; encoded by the coding sequence ATGACTGAAGGCACCCCCGAGGCCACCACCGCGGCAAACGTGGTCGACGATCCCGAACTGCTCGACGCCGTCGAGGAGGCCATGCGCGACGTCGTCGACCCCGAGCTCGGCATCAACGTCGTCGACCTGGGGCTCGTCTACGGCATGACGCTCGAAGAGGGCGACGAAGGCACCGTGGTGAAGCTGGACATGACGCTGACATCGGCGGCCTGTCCGCTGACCGACGTGATCGAGGACCAGTCCCGGACCGCCCTGGTCGGTGCCGGCCTCGTCAGCGACCTCAAGCTGAACTGGGTGTGGAACCCGCCGTGGGGCCCGGACAAGATCACCGACGACGGCCGCGAGCAGCTGCGGGCGCTCGGCTTCACCGTCTGA
- a CDS encoding heme peroxidase yields the protein MNADIERLRAACERDLDDPAGWPAPVGYPNSLALCIIDAIYAAGARHLTVDKIVERYRSYRAGQGGDADTDGASELLANVEALGGSEQWAAQIGNRRPTSTRKDAPLRSVALTEVAQAFVALGISTTEDLRVIAADPELAKEAKRAWCAIPGQRSGFTWRFLLMLAELPGTDPSVAGYVAREIGRDGPIDTAGLLAAVADAAGWHADALHQAIWRFEARRAHELPSSA from the coding sequence ATGAACGCTGACATCGAACGGCTGCGGGCCGCGTGCGAACGTGACCTCGACGATCCGGCCGGCTGGCCGGCGCCCGTCGGCTATCCGAATTCCCTGGCGCTCTGCATCATCGATGCCATCTACGCCGCAGGCGCCCGGCACCTCACCGTCGACAAGATCGTCGAGCGGTACCGCAGCTACCGGGCCGGGCAAGGCGGTGACGCCGACACCGACGGCGCATCCGAACTGCTCGCGAACGTCGAGGCACTGGGTGGTTCGGAGCAGTGGGCCGCCCAGATCGGTAATCGGCGGCCGACATCCACCAGGAAAGACGCACCGCTGCGCTCGGTGGCGCTGACGGAGGTCGCGCAAGCCTTTGTCGCACTGGGGATCAGCACCACCGAAGACCTGCGGGTGATCGCCGCGGACCCCGAGTTGGCGAAGGAGGCCAAGCGGGCGTGGTGCGCGATACCCGGTCAGCGCTCGGGCTTCACCTGGCGCTTCCTGCTGATGCTGGCGGAACTGCCCGGCACGGATCCGAGCGTCGCGGGATACGTCGCGCGCGAAATCGGTCGCGACGGCCCGATCGACACCGCGGGCCTGCTCGCCGCCGTTGCCGATGCGGCCGGCTGGCACGCCGATGCGCTGCACCAGGCGATCTGGCGGTTCGAAGCACGCCGCGCACACGAGCTGCCGTCATCGGCATGA
- a CDS encoding NADH:flavin oxidoreductase — MTVDASGLFAPLALRNLTVPNRFAMAPMTRQASPGGVPGPDVAEYYARRAAGGVGLIITEGVRVGDPSAAGSPDIPTLVGAAALDGWRNVTSAVHRHGATIAAQLWHQGAERGDRDGVAPVSPSGVNGLGEQIGRALAADELPAVAQWYAEAARNAKEVGFDAVELHGAHGYLLDQFLWTRTNLRTDEYGGSVQNRTRFPAEVVAAVRAAVGPDYPIIYRFSQWKGTDYNATLVDDPMQLQELLAPLVDAGVDALHPSTRRHYVPAFPDADPALTLAGWTKKVTGTPVIAVGSVGLQTAFRSEKPGQVIEPGPVDQLVEQFDAGEFDMVAIGRALLADPGWVNRLRSGTLDGFNGYDAASALARLS; from the coding sequence ATGACCGTCGATGCATCTGGACTCTTCGCCCCACTGGCCCTGCGGAACCTGACCGTACCCAACCGGTTCGCGATGGCGCCCATGACCAGGCAGGCGTCGCCCGGAGGCGTGCCGGGGCCCGACGTGGCGGAGTACTACGCGCGTCGGGCTGCCGGCGGCGTCGGCCTGATCATCACCGAAGGCGTGCGGGTGGGTGACCCGTCGGCCGCCGGCTCGCCGGACATCCCGACGCTCGTGGGCGCGGCGGCGCTCGACGGCTGGCGCAACGTCACCAGCGCGGTGCACCGCCACGGTGCGACCATCGCCGCCCAGTTGTGGCACCAGGGCGCCGAGCGTGGTGACCGCGACGGGGTGGCGCCGGTCAGTCCGTCGGGAGTGAACGGACTGGGCGAGCAGATCGGCCGTGCCCTGGCGGCCGACGAGCTGCCCGCCGTCGCGCAGTGGTACGCCGAGGCGGCACGCAACGCCAAGGAGGTCGGCTTCGACGCCGTCGAACTGCACGGCGCCCACGGCTACCTGCTCGACCAATTCCTGTGGACGAGAACGAATCTGCGTACCGACGAATACGGGGGATCGGTGCAGAATCGCACCCGCTTCCCGGCCGAGGTCGTCGCGGCGGTGCGTGCGGCGGTCGGCCCGGACTACCCGATCATCTACCGCTTCTCGCAGTGGAAGGGCACCGACTACAACGCCACGCTGGTCGACGACCCGATGCAGCTGCAGGAACTGCTGGCGCCGTTGGTCGACGCCGGTGTCGATGCGCTGCATCCCTCGACCCGTCGCCACTATGTGCCGGCGTTCCCCGACGCCGACCCGGCCCTGACGCTGGCCGGCTGGACCAAGAAGGTCACCGGGACGCCCGTCATCGCCGTCGGTTCGGTGGGCCTGCAGACCGCGTTCCGGTCCGAGAAGCCCGGCCAGGTCATCGAGCCGGGACCGGTGGACCAGTTGGTGGAGCAGTTCGACGCCGGCGAGTTCGACATGGTCGCGATCGGGCGGGCGCTGCTGGCCGATCCCGGTTGGGTGAACCGCCTGCGCAGCGGCACCCTGGACGGGTTCAATGGCTACGACGCGGCCAGTGCGCTGGCACGATTGAGCTGA
- the trxA gene encoding thioredoxin, with amino-acid sequence MSTKDITAAEFNGIISDNDIVLVDFWASWCGPCRAFAPTFTASSEKHPDVFHAKVDTEAEQALASAAEIQAIPTLMAFKKGQLVFRHSGMLAANQLDEVISQIKEFDIDAAMAEKGDGTDV; translated from the coding sequence GTGAGCACCAAGGACATCACCGCCGCCGAATTCAACGGCATCATCAGCGACAACGACATCGTGCTGGTGGACTTCTGGGCGTCATGGTGCGGGCCGTGCCGGGCGTTCGCTCCGACGTTCACCGCATCGTCCGAGAAGCACCCCGACGTCTTCCACGCCAAGGTCGACACCGAGGCCGAGCAGGCGCTGGCCTCCGCGGCCGAGATCCAGGCCATCCCGACCCTGATGGCCTTCAAGAAGGGCCAGCTGGTGTTCCGGCACTCGGGCATGCTGGCGGCCAATCAGCTCGACGAGGTCATCAGCCAGATCAAGGAATTCGACATCGACGCCGCGATGGCCGAAAAGGGCGACGGCACCGACGTCTGA
- a CDS encoding enoyl-CoA hydratase, with protein sequence MQGVTEQNPLVLVDRPRPGVALVTLNRPERMNSMAFDVMVPLKAALDDITNDNDVRAVVLTGAGRGFSSGADHKSAGSVPHVAGLTRPTFALRSMEVLDDVILALRKLHQPVIAAVNGAAIGGGLCLALACDIRVAGEGAYFRAAGINNGLTASELGLSYLLPRAIGTSRAFEVMLTGRDIDSAEAERIGLVSRTVADDQLLQTCFDMAERIGSFSRPGIELTKRTLWSGLDAGSLESHMQAEGLGQLFIRLLTANFEEAVAARAEKRPAVFTDDK encoded by the coding sequence GTGCAGGGCGTGACCGAACAGAACCCACTGGTACTCGTCGACCGCCCGCGCCCTGGCGTGGCCCTGGTCACCCTGAACCGCCCCGAGCGGATGAACTCGATGGCGTTCGACGTCATGGTTCCGCTCAAGGCGGCGCTCGATGACATCACCAACGACAACGATGTCCGCGCGGTCGTCCTGACCGGCGCGGGGCGCGGGTTCTCCTCCGGCGCCGACCACAAGTCGGCCGGTTCGGTGCCGCACGTCGCGGGACTGACCCGGCCGACGTTCGCGTTGCGGTCCATGGAAGTGCTCGACGACGTCATCCTCGCCCTGCGCAAGCTGCACCAACCGGTGATCGCGGCGGTCAACGGAGCGGCGATCGGCGGTGGCCTGTGCCTCGCGCTGGCGTGCGACATCCGCGTCGCCGGCGAGGGCGCCTACTTCCGGGCCGCGGGCATCAACAACGGTCTGACGGCCAGCGAATTGGGCCTGTCCTATCTGCTGCCGCGGGCCATCGGCACATCGCGGGCGTTCGAGGTGATGCTCACCGGCCGGGACATCGACTCGGCCGAGGCCGAGCGGATCGGTCTCGTGTCGCGGACCGTCGCCGACGATCAGCTCCTGCAAACCTGCTTCGACATGGCCGAGCGCATCGGCTCGTTCTCCCGCCCGGGAATTGAATTGACCAAGCGGACTCTCTGGAGTGGACTGGACGCCGGTAGTCTGGAGAGCCATATGCAGGCCGAAGGCCTGGGTCAGCTCTTCATCCGACTGCTCACCGCCAACTTCGAAGAGGCGGTTGCCGCGCGCGCCGAGAAACGACCCGCGGTCTTCACGGACGACAAATGA
- a CDS encoding ABC-F family ATP-binding cassette domain-containing protein, giving the protein MITATDLEVRAGARTLLAFEGSALRIQPGDRIGLVGRNGAGKTTTLRILAGEGQPYAGTVERIGEVGYLPQDPKEGDLDVLARDRVLSARGLDTLLADLEKQQAIMAEVVDEAARDKAVRRYGVLEERFSALGGYAAESDAGRICASLGLPDRVLTQPLRTLSGGQRRRIELARILFAASEGSGSNTTLLLDEPTNHLDADSIGWLRTFLQSHTGGLVVISHDVELLADVVNRVWFLDAVRGEADVYNMGWQKYLDARATDEQRRRRERANAEKKAGALRAQAAKMGAKATKAVAAQNMLRRAERMIAELDAERVADKVAKIKFPTPAPCGKTPLIVKGLTKTYGSLEIFTGVDLAIDRGSRVVVLGLNGAGKTTLLRLLAGVETADAGGIEPGYGLKIGYFAQEHDTLDNAATVWENIRHAAPDTGEQDLRGLLGAFMFTGPQLDQPAGTLSGGEKTRLALAGLVASTANVLLLDEPTNNLDPASREQVLDALRSYAGSVVLVTHDPGAAEALNPQRVLLLPDATEDFWSDTYRDLIELA; this is encoded by the coding sequence GTGATCACCGCAACGGACCTGGAGGTCCGCGCCGGAGCGCGCACGCTGCTGGCCTTCGAGGGTTCCGCGCTGCGGATCCAGCCGGGCGACCGGATCGGTCTGGTCGGCCGCAACGGTGCCGGCAAGACCACGACGCTGCGCATCCTGGCCGGTGAAGGCCAGCCGTATGCCGGGACGGTCGAGCGCATCGGCGAGGTCGGTTACCTGCCGCAGGATCCGAAGGAAGGCGATCTGGACGTCCTGGCCCGCGACCGAGTGCTCTCGGCCCGCGGCCTGGACACGCTGCTGGCCGACCTGGAGAAGCAGCAGGCCATCATGGCCGAGGTGGTCGACGAGGCCGCCCGCGACAAGGCGGTGCGCCGGTACGGCGTTCTGGAGGAACGGTTTTCGGCCCTCGGTGGATACGCCGCCGAGAGCGACGCCGGCCGCATCTGCGCCAGCCTCGGCCTGCCGGACCGCGTGCTGACGCAGCCGCTGCGGACCCTGTCGGGTGGTCAGCGTCGTCGTATCGAACTGGCCCGCATCCTGTTCGCGGCCTCGGAGGGCTCCGGCTCCAACACCACGCTGCTGCTGGACGAGCCGACCAACCACCTCGACGCCGACTCGATCGGTTGGCTGCGCACGTTCCTGCAGAGCCACACCGGCGGTCTCGTGGTGATCAGCCACGACGTCGAACTGCTCGCCGACGTGGTGAACCGGGTGTGGTTCCTCGACGCCGTGCGCGGCGAGGCCGACGTCTACAACATGGGCTGGCAGAAGTACCTCGATGCCCGCGCCACCGACGAGCAGCGCCGCCGCCGTGAACGCGCCAACGCCGAGAAGAAGGCGGGTGCGCTGCGGGCGCAGGCCGCCAAGATGGGCGCCAAGGCCACCAAAGCCGTTGCCGCACAGAACATGCTGCGCCGCGCCGAGCGCATGATCGCCGAGCTCGACGCCGAGCGGGTGGCCGACAAGGTCGCCAAGATCAAGTTCCCGACGCCGGCGCCGTGCGGCAAGACCCCACTGATCGTCAAGGGCCTGACCAAGACCTACGGCTCGCTGGAGATCTTCACCGGCGTCGACCTCGCCATCGACCGGGGCTCGCGGGTTGTGGTCCTCGGCCTCAACGGCGCCGGTAAGACGACGCTGTTGCGCCTGCTGGCCGGCGTGGAGACCGCCGACGCCGGTGGCATCGAACCGGGCTACGGCCTCAAGATCGGGTACTTCGCGCAGGAGCACGACACCCTCGACAACGCCGCGACGGTGTGGGAGAACATCCGGCACGCCGCCCCCGACACCGGGGAACAGGATCTGCGTGGCCTGTTGGGGGCGTTCATGTTCACCGGTCCGCAGCTGGATCAGCCCGCCGGCACGCTGTCCGGTGGTGAGAAGACCCGGTTGGCGCTGGCCGGCCTCGTCGCCTCGACCGCCAACGTGCTGCTGCTCGACGAGCCGACCAACAACCTGGATCCGGCGTCGCGCGAGCAGGTGCTCGACGCGCTCCGCAGTTACGCCGGTTCGGTGGTGCTCGTGACGCACGATCCGGGCGCGGCCGAAGCGCTCAATCCGCAGCGCGTGCTGCTGCTGCCGGACGCCACCGAGGACTTCTGGTCGGACACCTACCGCGATCTCATCGAATTGGCCTGA
- a CDS encoding helix-turn-helix domain-containing protein has product MRQSKASRDQMMTQLRNAYESGASIRSLVATSGKSYGSVHSMLVQSGAVMRSRGGPNHRSRKIA; this is encoded by the coding sequence ATGAGGCAATCCAAGGCATCTCGCGACCAGATGATGACCCAGCTGCGTAACGCCTACGAGAGCGGCGCCAGTATCAGGTCATTGGTGGCCACGTCCGGAAAATCCTATGGGTCGGTGCACAGCATGCTGGTGCAGTCCGGCGCGGTGATGCGCAGCCGCGGCGGCCCGAACCACCGCAGCCGCAAGATCGCCTGA
- a CDS encoding NAD(P)/FAD-dependent oxidoreductase, with translation MTVPQPIEETQLSETGPRSSDKPITMFGPDFPFAYDDYVSSADGLGAIPADRHGTEIAIVGAGCAGLTAAYELMKMGLKPVVYEADQIGGRMRSIPFEHAPDAVAEMGAMRFPPTSTTLYRYFDKVGIETIEFPNPLGPATPSTVVDLKGQTCYAEKLADLPQAFTDVADAWRKTLEDGADLHAIQNAIRERDTQALKSAWGKLVRELDDETFWGFLTKSHHFKSFELREIFGKVGFGTGGWDTDYPSSMLEILRVVLTEADDNHRGVVGGSQQLPLRLWKRSPQRLAHWPAGTSLESLHGGRTRGAVTDIRRTHPNRYTITDADGETRTYDAVIVTAQSWMLLNNIRCDDDLFPSNVWSAIEQTHYMGSSKVFVLVDRPFWKDKDAQGRDVMSMTLTDRMSRGTYLLDQGLDADGNEKPGVICLSYTWEDDSRKIVPLGATERMDLMLKSLQAIYPNVDIRSHIIETPKTVSWETERNFMGAFKANLPGHYRYQELLYTHFMQRDLDARHRGIYLAGDDISWTAGWAEGAITTALNAVWAVMDQFGGSTSPTNPGPGDVFDMIAPVRLTDEI, from the coding sequence ATGACCGTCCCCCAGCCCATCGAAGAGACGCAGCTGTCGGAGACCGGACCACGGTCGTCCGACAAGCCGATCACGATGTTCGGTCCCGACTTCCCGTTCGCGTACGACGACTACGTGTCCTCCGCCGACGGCCTCGGCGCGATCCCCGCCGACCGCCACGGCACCGAGATCGCGATCGTCGGCGCCGGTTGCGCGGGCCTCACCGCCGCCTACGAACTCATGAAGATGGGCCTGAAACCCGTTGTGTACGAGGCGGATCAGATCGGCGGCCGGATGCGGTCCATCCCGTTCGAGCACGCCCCGGACGCGGTCGCCGAAATGGGCGCCATGCGCTTCCCACCCACGTCCACGACGCTGTACCGGTACTTCGACAAGGTCGGCATCGAGACCATCGAATTCCCGAACCCGCTGGGCCCCGCGACCCCCAGCACCGTCGTCGACCTCAAGGGCCAGACGTGCTACGCCGAGAAACTCGCCGACCTGCCGCAGGCCTTCACCGACGTCGCCGACGCCTGGCGCAAGACGCTCGAGGACGGCGCCGACCTGCACGCGATCCAGAACGCCATCCGCGAACGCGACACCCAGGCCCTGAAGTCCGCCTGGGGCAAGCTCGTTCGCGAACTCGACGACGAGACGTTCTGGGGCTTTCTGACCAAGTCGCACCACTTCAAGTCGTTCGAGCTGCGTGAGATCTTCGGCAAGGTCGGCTTCGGCACGGGCGGCTGGGACACCGACTACCCGAGCTCGATGCTCGAAATCCTGCGCGTGGTGCTCACCGAGGCCGACGACAACCACCGCGGCGTGGTCGGCGGATCGCAGCAGCTGCCGCTGCGGTTGTGGAAGCGCTCCCCGCAGCGCCTCGCCCACTGGCCTGCCGGCACCTCGCTCGAATCGCTGCACGGCGGCCGGACCCGCGGTGCCGTCACCGACATCCGGCGCACGCACCCGAACCGCTACACCATCACCGACGCCGACGGCGAGACACGCACCTACGACGCCGTCATCGTCACCGCCCAATCGTGGATGCTGCTCAACAACATTCGCTGCGACGACGACCTGTTCCCGTCCAACGTGTGGTCGGCCATCGAGCAGACGCACTACATGGGTTCGTCCAAGGTGTTCGTACTGGTCGACCGACCGTTCTGGAAGGACAAGGACGCCCAGGGCCGCGACGTCATGTCGATGACGCTGACCGACCGGATGAGCCGCGGCACCTATCTGCTCGACCAGGGGCTCGACGCCGACGGCAACGAGAAGCCCGGCGTCATCTGCCTGTCGTACACCTGGGAGGACGACTCCCGGAAGATCGTGCCGCTGGGCGCCACCGAGCGCATGGATCTGATGCTCAAGTCGCTGCAGGCGATCTACCCGAACGTGGACATCCGCAGCCACATCATCGAGACGCCCAAGACGGTCTCGTGGGAGACCGAGCGCAACTTCATGGGTGCGTTCAAGGCGAACCTGCCGGGCCACTACCGCTACCAGGAGCTGCTGTACACGCACTTCATGCAGCGTGACCTCGACGCGCGGCATCGCGGCATCTACCTGGCGGGCGACGACATCTCGTGGACGGCGGGCTGGGCGGAGGGCGCGATCACCACGGCGCTCAACGCGGTGTGGGCCGTGATGGACCAGTTCGGCGGGTCGACCTCGCCCACCAACCCCGGTCCGGGCGACGTCTTCGACATGATCGCCCCGGTCCGACTGACCGACGAAATCTAA
- a CDS encoding carbon-nitrogen hydrolase family protein, with protein sequence MITVGMFQGPQESGTVAENLKAIAAAARRAADAGCRILVTPEMSATGYNISTEIAARAESADGPIFQAVRNIARDNGIAVVYGYPEVAEGKPYNSVQVVDRDGAALANYRKTHLYGFDREFFTPGADWVAQFELDGVTCGLLICYDIEFPENARAHADAGTQWLVVPTGLMEPWSFVATHIVPARAYESQLFLSYVNRTGFENGLEYCGLSCTIAPDTTELCRAGRTEDLLVTHIDPDAVAVSRAVNTHLGDRRRDLYQENQTR encoded by the coding sequence ATGATCACCGTCGGCATGTTCCAAGGCCCGCAGGAATCGGGGACCGTCGCCGAGAACCTCAAGGCCATCGCCGCGGCGGCGCGGCGGGCCGCCGATGCGGGCTGCCGGATTCTCGTCACGCCCGAGATGTCGGCGACCGGTTACAACATCAGCACCGAGATCGCCGCCCGCGCCGAGTCCGCAGACGGCCCGATCTTCCAGGCTGTCCGGAACATCGCGCGCGACAACGGGATCGCCGTCGTCTACGGGTATCCCGAGGTCGCAGAAGGCAAGCCGTACAACAGCGTCCAGGTCGTCGACCGGGACGGTGCAGCCCTGGCCAACTACCGCAAGACCCACCTGTATGGCTTCGACCGCGAGTTCTTCACCCCGGGCGCCGACTGGGTCGCGCAGTTCGAACTCGACGGCGTCACCTGCGGACTGCTGATCTGCTATGACATCGAATTCCCGGAGAACGCCCGCGCGCACGCCGACGCCGGCACCCAGTGGCTCGTCGTCCCCACCGGGCTCATGGAGCCGTGGAGTTTCGTTGCGACGCACATCGTTCCGGCGCGCGCCTACGAGAGCCAGCTGTTCCTGTCGTACGTCAACCGCACGGGCTTCGAGAACGGCCTCGAGTACTGCGGACTGAGCTGCACCATCGCGCCCGACACGACCGAACTGTGTCGCGCCGGCCGGACCGAGGACCTCCTCGTCACCCACATCGATCCCGACGCGGTGGCCGTGTCCCGCGCCGTCAACACCCATCTCGGCGATCGCCGCCGAGATCTCTACCAGGAGAACCAGACCCGATGA